Proteins found in one Amycolatopsis umgeniensis genomic segment:
- a CDS encoding pentapeptide repeat-containing protein: MRTARFIRATLDGNPRFRGATFTGTVSFGAATLTDAWFYGAQFQGDAWFGGATFTGTTRFDGARFAGTARFPEATFAGPAWFGRARFIGDARFLKATFVGDAEFDGATFAEDARFGEAMFIGAAEFGGVTFSRGATFTGATFAGPASFDQTTISHTVSFNQATFVGGLPVINPRLAEKTQFADVILTAPSPGDGGLVVDRPGKRAAVDGRTVQRN; the protein is encoded by the coding sequence GTGCGGACGGCCCGCTTCATTCGAGCGACTCTCGACGGCAACCCGCGGTTCCGCGGCGCGACCTTCACCGGCACTGTTTCGTTCGGTGCGGCGACGTTGACCGATGCTTGGTTTTACGGCGCACAGTTCCAGGGTGACGCCTGGTTCGGCGGCGCGACGTTCACCGGCACCACCCGATTCGACGGTGCGAGGTTCGCCGGCACCGCCCGGTTCCCCGAGGCCACGTTTGCCGGTCCCGCCTGGTTCGGCCGTGCGAGGTTCATCGGCGACGCTCGATTCCTCAAGGCGACGTTCGTCGGCGACGCTGAGTTCGACGGCGCGACGTTCGCTGAAGACGCGAGGTTCGGCGAGGCGATGTTCATCGGTGCCGCAGAGTTCGGTGGCGTGACGTTCAGCCGCGGCGCGACGTTCACAGGTGCGACGTTCGCCGGTCCCGCCTCCTTCGATCAGACAACGATCTCCCACACTGTGTCGTTCAACCAGGCCACCTTCGTCGGTGGACTCCCCGTGATCAATCCGAGGCTCGCGGAGAAGACCCAGTTCGCAGATGTCATCCTCACTGCGCCTTCACCAGGCGATGGCGGCCTCGTCGTTGATCGCCCCGGGAAACGTGCGGCGGTGGACGGCCGGACTGTGCAACGGAATTGA
- a CDS encoding GntR family transcriptional regulator encodes MTKSGGATRTDGIHQALRADILAGRLIPGDRLKFPDLADRYQVSVGATREALTRLVAEGLVVARPRQGYLVRPLSHQDLAELTQARAEIESLVLGLSVREGDTRWEADAVAAHHFLERAPYRDPADPDHLSDEWVQAHAAFHHALLAGCRNQRLLDAARSLRQEAELYRQWSVSLGNEPGRDVAAEHRALLDAVLARDADHAQELLRDHIAHTARLLISCASDQPNQVLEKT; translated from the coding sequence ATGACCAAGAGCGGCGGAGCGACCCGCACCGACGGCATCCACCAGGCGTTGCGCGCCGACATCCTCGCCGGTCGGCTGATACCGGGCGACAGGCTCAAGTTCCCGGACCTGGCCGACCGCTACCAGGTGAGCGTCGGTGCCACCCGCGAGGCGCTGACGAGACTGGTCGCCGAAGGGCTGGTGGTGGCCAGGCCGCGTCAGGGGTATCTGGTCCGCCCGCTGTCCCATCAGGATCTGGCCGAACTGACACAGGCGCGGGCGGAGATCGAGTCCCTGGTATTGGGGCTGTCGGTGCGGGAAGGCGACACACGCTGGGAGGCCGACGCCGTTGCCGCGCACCACTTTCTGGAACGCGCGCCGTATCGCGACCCGGCCGATCCGGACCACCTGTCCGACGAATGGGTGCAGGCACACGCGGCCTTCCACCACGCGCTGCTGGCCGGCTGCCGCAACCAGCGGCTGCTCGACGCCGCACGGTCGTTGCGGCAGGAAGCCGAGCTGTATCGCCAGTGGTCGGTATCCCTCGGCAACGAACCCGGCCGCGACGTCGCCGCCGAGCATCGAGCACTACTCGACGCCGTTCTCGCGCGCGACGCCGATCACGCGCAGGAACTGCTGCGTGACCACATCGCGCACACCGCCCGGCTGTTGATCAGCTGCGCATCCGATCAACCCAACCAGGTGCTCGAGAAGACCTAG
- a CDS encoding fumarylacetoacetate hydrolase family protein: MKLANVDGRAVLVTADDTGIDVETASGGKFGPGLVSVYENWDEFRAWAHQPPAEPGVVFTRAQLGSPSPAPRQIVAIGLNYDAHATESGFEAPEGLPPTFTKFVSALTGPDAEVVLPAGGDVDWEVELVAVIGRTATRVAESDAWDHVAGVTIGQDLSERVTQLAGPAPQFSLGKSFPNFAPVGPWLVTPDDLANRDDLALGCAVDGETVQDGRTRELIYPVARLVSALSRTITLYPGDLVFTGTPAGVGMGRTPKRFLRAGEHLVSWIEGIGEIRQTFVAAEED, encoded by the coding sequence ATGAAACTGGCCAATGTGGACGGACGCGCGGTCCTGGTGACCGCCGACGACACCGGAATCGACGTCGAAACCGCGTCAGGCGGCAAGTTCGGCCCTGGTCTCGTGTCCGTTTACGAGAACTGGGACGAGTTCCGGGCCTGGGCGCACCAGCCGCCCGCCGAACCCGGCGTCGTCTTCACCCGCGCGCAGCTGGGCTCTCCCTCACCGGCCCCGCGGCAGATCGTCGCGATCGGCCTGAACTACGACGCCCACGCCACCGAGTCCGGTTTCGAGGCACCGGAAGGACTTCCTCCGACGTTCACCAAGTTCGTCTCCGCGCTGACCGGCCCCGACGCGGAGGTCGTGCTGCCTGCCGGAGGCGACGTGGACTGGGAGGTGGAACTCGTCGCCGTGATCGGGCGGACCGCCACCCGCGTCGCGGAATCCGACGCGTGGGACCACGTCGCCGGGGTGACGATCGGGCAGGACCTCTCCGAGCGCGTCACGCAACTGGCCGGCCCCGCACCGCAGTTCAGCTTGGGCAAATCCTTCCCGAACTTCGCGCCGGTCGGGCCATGGCTCGTCACGCCGGACGATCTGGCGAACCGGGACGACCTGGCGCTCGGCTGCGCTGTCGACGGCGAAACCGTGCAGGACGGCCGCACCCGCGAGCTGATCTATCCGGTCGCCAGGCTGGTATCCGCGCTGTCGCGGACCATCACCCTGTATCCGGGCGATCTCGTCTTCACCGGGACCCCGGCGGGCGTGGGCATGGGCCGCACGCCGAAGCGATTCCTGCGAGCAGGTGAACACCTCGTCAGCTGGATCGAAGGCATCGGCGAGATACGCCAGACATTCGTTGCCGCGGAGGAGGACTGA
- a CDS encoding VOC family protein: MGMHRLTRVTMGVPNVADTIAYYSEFGLTHLGGGAFSTREGGEQLRIRHAVSRRVLELGVGVDDVDDVARAASRLERLGVAGGTDGTAVTAIEPVSGFTVRVEIAPRIVQRPVPATPYNGPGRIERFGRAPGVLREDPIRPKKLGHCVVGTTDLQATMGFFTEGLGFKVSDYIGDKGAFMRCSVDHHNVLALAAPVNFLHHTSWQVDDIDDVGRGAAAMLAGDPGRHVWGLGRHYAGSNFFWYLKDPAGNFSEYYADMDCIPEDEIWTPEVFDGAQGLFSWGPPPPPSFLEPDDLAALMTGQHAPSR, encoded by the coding sequence ATGGGCATGCACCGCCTCACCCGGGTCACCATGGGTGTCCCGAACGTCGCGGACACCATCGCCTACTACTCCGAGTTCGGACTCACCCACCTCGGTGGCGGGGCCTTCAGCACGCGCGAAGGCGGCGAGCAGCTGCGGATCCGGCACGCCGTATCCCGGCGGGTGCTCGAGCTCGGGGTGGGGGTCGACGATGTCGACGACGTCGCGCGGGCCGCGTCACGGCTGGAACGCCTCGGCGTGGCGGGTGGCACGGACGGCACCGCCGTCACCGCGATCGAGCCGGTTTCCGGATTCACCGTCCGCGTCGAGATCGCGCCGAGGATCGTGCAGCGGCCTGTCCCGGCCACCCCCTACAACGGGCCCGGTCGCATCGAACGGTTCGGCCGCGCGCCCGGAGTGCTGCGTGAGGACCCGATCCGGCCCAAGAAACTCGGCCATTGCGTGGTGGGCACGACCGATCTCCAAGCCACCATGGGGTTCTTCACCGAGGGACTCGGTTTCAAGGTCAGCGACTACATCGGAGACAAGGGCGCCTTCATGCGCTGCTCGGTCGATCACCACAACGTGCTGGCGCTCGCGGCACCGGTGAACTTCCTGCATCACACGTCCTGGCAGGTCGACGACATCGACGACGTCGGGCGAGGCGCGGCGGCGATGCTGGCAGGCGACCCCGGGCGCCATGTCTGGGGCCTCGGCAGGCACTACGCGGGATCCAACTTCTTCTGGTACCTCAAGGATCCGGCGGGGAACTTCAGCGAGTACTACGCCGACATGGACTGCATCCCCGAGGACGAGATCTGGACCCCGGAAGTCTTCGACGGCGCCCAAGGCCTGTTCAGCTGGGGCCCGCCCCCACCACCGTCGTTCCTGGAACCGGACGACCTCGCCGCGCTCATGACCGGACAGCACGCACCCTCCCGGTGA
- a CDS encoding SRPBCC family protein, with product MSVELYVRQIPDNLNIRFVENRIIINRPAQAVYDWVTTWSNLPKWLPMALGTEVRRGTEGVPAEMGDVLLETIRPELNEKPKLYTVVARVPGKLWTVVGRDVLDDGSLAPAMHAIATFTTFDLGDGTTLFCRLFERLIPDTEPPGPHPVEDPARIQPGLELIKAHLEGTAG from the coding sequence GTGTCAGTGGAACTGTACGTCCGCCAGATCCCGGACAACCTGAACATCCGGTTCGTCGAGAACCGCATCATCATCAACCGCCCGGCGCAGGCCGTGTACGACTGGGTGACGACCTGGTCGAACCTGCCGAAATGGCTGCCGATGGCCCTCGGCACCGAGGTGCGACGCGGCACCGAAGGCGTCCCCGCCGAGATGGGCGACGTACTGCTCGAAACCATCCGGCCGGAGCTGAACGAGAAGCCGAAGCTCTACACCGTGGTGGCGCGGGTTCCCGGCAAGCTGTGGACGGTGGTCGGCCGGGACGTGCTCGACGACGGCTCCCTGGCCCCGGCGATGCACGCGATCGCCACCTTCACCACATTCGACCTCGGCGACGGGACGACCCTGTTCTGCCGCCTGTTCGAACGACTGATCCCGGACACCGAACCGCCCGGCCCGCACCCGGTCGAGGACCCGGCCCGCATCCAGCCGGGCCTGGAACTGATCAAGGCACACCTCGAGGGCACGGCCGGATGA
- a CDS encoding DUF3892 domain-containing protein → MAIKIIAARLEGGKFHESITKLRWINPGSGETGESFVSAIVAWIEDDDGKAYVDEGIHRVAVEIIKPTFGPRFLRTRADGIWKNNLLELPRF, encoded by the coding sequence ATGGCCATCAAGATCATCGCAGCGCGGCTCGAAGGTGGGAAGTTCCACGAAAGCATCACGAAGCTGCGCTGGATCAACCCCGGCAGCGGCGAAACCGGTGAGAGCTTCGTTTCGGCGATCGTGGCGTGGATCGAAGACGACGACGGGAAGGCCTACGTGGACGAGGGAATCCACCGGGTGGCGGTGGAGATCATCAAACCGACCTTCGGCCCCCGGTTCCTCCGCACGCGGGCGGACGGGATCTGGAAGAACAACCTGCTGGAGCTCCCCCGCTTCTGA
- the shbA gene encoding RNA polymerase sigma factor ShbA yields MGHEEFDEFFHTEFPLLTGFLCKAGFALDPARDAAAEAMLNAYEDWQTITQPKSWVRRVGHRRAKEQTAVRADWAFSDAGREDKLTVLADEASSVLTMLGRLPKRQQLGMAWALDGFTSREIAGVLGIADEAVSATLRHARGRLEEHDPDFIGHLDNANGAFADALRVGLDVEDTLTRIKNRAMIRELALVEPGTPTGAEPEQVTPDHWYSLDGPVAAAGQGDRRALDHLLATIRPLVIRYCRARIGRQERTYASADDVAQEVCVAILRALPTYRERGRPFLAFVYGIAQHKVADARRAAARNRTEPVAEVPDGVSESVGPEQQALHNELSDRMGELLRILPDKQREIVVLRIVVGLSAEETAGVVGSTAGAVRVAQHRALTRLRKILTDE; encoded by the coding sequence ATGGGCCACGAGGAGTTCGATGAGTTCTTTCACACCGAGTTTCCGCTGCTCACCGGCTTCTTGTGCAAGGCGGGCTTCGCGCTCGACCCGGCGCGGGACGCGGCGGCGGAGGCGATGCTCAACGCCTACGAGGACTGGCAGACCATCACTCAGCCGAAATCGTGGGTCCGCCGCGTCGGGCACCGGCGCGCGAAGGAGCAGACCGCGGTCCGGGCCGACTGGGCCTTCTCCGACGCGGGCCGGGAGGACAAACTCACCGTCCTCGCCGACGAGGCGTCGTCCGTCCTGACCATGCTGGGACGGCTGCCGAAACGGCAGCAACTCGGCATGGCCTGGGCGTTGGACGGCTTCACGTCACGGGAGATCGCCGGAGTGCTCGGCATCGCGGACGAGGCAGTCAGCGCGACGCTGCGCCATGCGCGCGGGCGTCTGGAGGAGCACGACCCCGACTTCATCGGCCACCTGGACAACGCGAACGGCGCCTTCGCCGACGCGCTGAGAGTGGGTCTCGACGTCGAGGACACGCTGACCCGGATCAAGAACCGCGCGATGATCCGGGAACTGGCCCTGGTGGAGCCGGGCACGCCGACCGGCGCGGAGCCCGAACAGGTGACACCGGACCACTGGTACAGCCTCGACGGCCCCGTCGCGGCCGCCGGCCAGGGTGACCGGCGGGCGCTGGACCATCTGCTGGCCACCATCCGCCCGCTCGTGATCCGGTACTGCCGGGCGCGGATCGGCAGGCAGGAACGGACGTACGCCTCGGCGGACGACGTCGCGCAGGAGGTGTGCGTGGCGATCCTCCGCGCGCTGCCCACCTACCGCGAACGAGGACGGCCGTTCCTCGCCTTCGTCTACGGCATCGCCCAGCACAAGGTCGCCGACGCCCGCCGTGCCGCCGCCCGCAACCGCACCGAACCCGTCGCCGAGGTCCCCGACGGGGTCTCGGAGTCCGTCGGGCCGGAACAACAGGCGCTGCACAACGAATTGAGCGACCGGATGGGCGAGTTGCTGCGGATCCTGCCCGACAAGCAGCGGGAGATCGTCGTACTGCGGATCGTCGTCGGCCTGTCCGCCGAGGAGACCGCCGGCGTGGTGGGCTCGACGGCGGGCGCCGTGCGGGTGGCACAGCACCGCGCTTTGACGCGGCTCCGCAAGATTCTCACGGATGAGTGA
- a CDS encoding WhiB family transcriptional regulator: METRMAGDLSEAACRGEDPELFFPVTETGPGARQAARAKAVCARCPVISACLAYALDNGLAHGVFGGLTGSERRRPIRVGSAA, from the coding sequence ATGGAAACGAGGATGGCCGGTGACCTGAGTGAGGCCGCTTGCCGCGGTGAGGATCCCGAACTGTTCTTCCCGGTCACCGAAACCGGTCCCGGAGCACGGCAGGCGGCCAGGGCGAAAGCCGTCTGCGCACGGTGCCCGGTGATTTCGGCCTGCCTGGCCTACGCCTTGGACAACGGACTCGCCCACGGCGTTTTCGGCGGGCTGACCGGTAGTGAACGGCGCCGTCCGATTCGTGTCGGCAGCGCTGCCTGA
- a CDS encoding MDR family MFS transporter, which produces MSVSMTEPREPESPPGSMGRKQVREAMSGLMMGMFVAILASTVVANALPRIVSELGGTQASYTWVVTTELLAMTATVPLWGKLSDLYNKKLLIQLSLGLFVVGSLVAGFAGNIELLIGSRVAQGIGAGGLTALAQVIMAAIVSPRELGKYSGIFGAVFAVGTIAGPLIGGVMVDTSWLGWRWCFFLGVPFAIAAILLLQRTLNLPTTRRDVKVDYLGAFLIMAGVSTLLVWSSLAGHQFAWGSWWTVGLVTAGVVILALAVYVESKVAEPILPLGLFRNHTVTLTTLASFLVGVAMFGGTVFLSQYFQLSLGKSPTVAGLLSLPMIFGILVSSTVSGQLISRTGKWKSHLLLGSALMTAGLALLGTIDAKTNLVVLGAYMVLLGVGVGMLMQNLVLVAQNDVDAHDLGTATSTLSFFRSLGGSIGVSALGAVLANRVTALITEDLGPLPGGGEGGAVPNIATLPEPVANVVREAYGDATSELFLISAPIALLVIVAVAFLKHKPLKTQSGNERLAEETAAEAVA; this is translated from the coding sequence ATGTCCGTATCCATGACCGAACCGCGAGAACCGGAGTCGCCACCGGGTTCGATGGGCCGCAAACAGGTCCGCGAAGCCATGTCCGGGCTGATGATGGGCATGTTCGTCGCCATCCTCGCCTCGACGGTGGTCGCGAACGCGTTGCCGCGGATCGTTTCCGAACTCGGCGGCACACAGGCCTCCTACACCTGGGTGGTCACCACCGAACTGCTCGCGATGACCGCGACGGTTCCGCTCTGGGGCAAGCTTTCCGACCTGTACAACAAGAAGCTGCTGATCCAGCTCTCGCTCGGGCTGTTCGTGGTCGGCTCACTGGTCGCCGGGTTCGCGGGCAACATCGAGCTCCTGATCGGCAGCCGGGTCGCGCAGGGCATCGGCGCGGGCGGGCTCACCGCACTCGCGCAGGTGATCATGGCGGCGATCGTCTCGCCGCGGGAACTCGGGAAGTACTCGGGTATCTTCGGCGCCGTGTTCGCGGTCGGGACCATCGCGGGCCCGCTGATCGGCGGTGTCATGGTGGACACCTCGTGGCTCGGCTGGCGCTGGTGCTTCTTCCTCGGTGTGCCGTTCGCGATCGCGGCGATCCTGCTGCTGCAGCGCACCCTGAACCTGCCGACGACCCGGCGTGACGTGAAGGTCGACTACCTCGGCGCGTTCCTGATCATGGCCGGTGTCTCGACGCTGCTGGTCTGGTCTTCGCTGGCCGGGCACCAGTTCGCGTGGGGCTCCTGGTGGACGGTCGGCCTGGTGACCGCCGGTGTGGTCATCCTCGCGCTCGCCGTCTACGTCGAGTCGAAGGTGGCCGAGCCGATCCTGCCGCTGGGCCTGTTCCGTAACCACACGGTCACCCTGACCACCCTCGCGAGCTTCCTCGTCGGCGTCGCGATGTTCGGCGGGACGGTGTTCCTGTCGCAGTACTTCCAGCTCTCGCTCGGCAAGTCGCCGACGGTGGCCGGGCTGCTGAGCCTGCCGATGATCTTCGGCATCCTCGTGTCGTCCACGGTCTCGGGCCAGCTCATCAGCCGGACCGGCAAGTGGAAGAGCCATCTGCTGCTCGGCTCGGCCCTGATGACCGCGGGCCTGGCCCTGCTGGGCACGATCGACGCGAAGACGAACCTCGTCGTCCTCGGCGCCTACATGGTGCTGCTGGGTGTCGGCGTCGGCATGCTGATGCAGAACCTGGTCCTGGTGGCGCAGAACGACGTCGACGCGCACGACCTCGGCACGGCGACCTCCACGCTGTCGTTCTTCCGCAGTCTCGGCGGCTCGATCGGGGTGAGCGCGCTGGGCGCGGTGCTCGCGAACCGGGTCACCGCGCTGATCACCGAGGACCTCGGGCCGTTGCCCGGCGGCGGCGAAGGCGGCGCGGTGCCGAACATCGCCACGCTGCCCGAACCGGTCGCGAACGTCGTCCGCGAGGCCTACGGGGATGCGACCAGCGAGTTGTTCCTGATCAGCGCGCCGATCGCGCTGCTGGTGATCGTCGCCGTCGCGTTCCTCAAGCACAAACCGCTCAAGACCCAGTCGGGGAACGAGCGGCTGGCCGAGGAGACCGCGGCCGAAGCCGTCGCCTGA
- a CDS encoding TetR/AcrR family transcriptional regulator yields MPEPVKGLRERKRLETHRALATTAVRLVAERGLDQVTVEDISAAAGVSPRTFFNYFASKEDAVVIAHADTAERSQRIIDKFLATPKEVSTPRAFVDALKEDFTQIDENREEWLGRMKAIHENPTLHSRAVAMNHDTVEPTIEAIARRVGVDSKVDLYPTLLLSTLGGAVNAALILWHRQDGRVSALDLLDEAVEMLLAGLPEPGGRAR; encoded by the coding sequence ATGCCCGAACCCGTCAAAGGCCTCCGCGAGCGCAAGCGGCTGGAAACCCACCGCGCGCTGGCGACCACCGCCGTCCGGCTCGTCGCCGAACGCGGCCTGGACCAGGTGACGGTCGAGGACATCAGCGCGGCGGCGGGGGTCTCGCCGCGCACCTTCTTCAACTACTTCGCGTCCAAAGAGGACGCGGTCGTCATCGCGCACGCCGACACGGCGGAGCGGTCACAGCGCATCATCGACAAGTTTCTCGCCACCCCTAAGGAAGTCAGCACTCCCCGCGCTTTCGTCGATGCGTTGAAGGAAGACTTCACCCAGATCGACGAGAACCGCGAAGAGTGGCTCGGCCGGATGAAAGCGATCCACGAGAACCCCACGTTGCATTCGCGCGCGGTGGCCATGAACCACGACACCGTCGAGCCGACGATCGAGGCGATCGCACGCCGCGTCGGCGTGGACTCGAAGGTCGATCTGTATCCGACGTTGCTGCTGTCCACGCTCGGCGGCGCGGTCAACGCCGCGCTCATCCTCTGGCACCGGCAGGACGGCCGGGTGTCCGCGCTCGACCTGCTGGACGAAGCCGTCGAAATGCTTCTCGCCGGGCTCCCCGAGCCCGGCGGCCGCGCGCGCTGA
- a CDS encoding SDR family NAD(P)-dependent oxidoreductase, with translation MSGTVLVLGGRSEIGLAVAERLAKGGAREIVLAARRSADLGAESERLLAAGAKTVAVAEFDADDLAGHGPFLEKIVEEHGPLDVVVTAFGILGDQARAETDVEHAVAIVHTDYVAHVSVLTHVAKVLREQGSGSLVVFSSVAGVRVRRANYVYGSAKAGLDGFASGLADALHGTGVHLLLVRPGFVIGRMTEGMSPAPFSSTPDQVADATVAALRKRRDTVWVPGLLRLVFAVMRVVPRAVWRRMPR, from the coding sequence GTGAGCGGAACGGTGCTGGTACTGGGCGGACGCAGCGAGATCGGCCTCGCGGTCGCGGAGCGGCTCGCCAAGGGCGGGGCGCGCGAGATCGTGCTGGCCGCGCGGCGGAGCGCGGACCTCGGCGCGGAATCCGAGCGGCTGCTGGCCGCGGGGGCGAAGACGGTCGCCGTCGCCGAGTTCGACGCCGACGACCTCGCCGGACACGGGCCGTTCCTGGAGAAGATCGTCGAGGAGCACGGTCCGCTGGACGTCGTCGTCACCGCTTTCGGGATCCTCGGCGACCAGGCGCGGGCCGAGACGGACGTCGAGCACGCCGTCGCGATCGTGCACACCGACTATGTGGCTCACGTGAGTGTGCTGACGCATGTGGCCAAAGTGCTTCGTGAGCAAGGAAGCGGAAGCCTCGTGGTGTTCTCGTCGGTCGCCGGGGTGCGGGTCCGGCGTGCGAACTACGTCTATGGATCGGCGAAGGCAGGCCTCGACGGTTTCGCGAGCGGTCTGGCCGACGCCCTGCACGGCACCGGCGTGCACCTCCTGCTCGTCCGGCCCGGGTTCGTGATCGGCCGGATGACCGAGGGCATGTCGCCCGCGCCGTTCTCGAGCACGCCCGATCAGGTCGCCGACGCGACTGTCGCCGCGCTCCGGAAACGCCGGGACACCGTGTGGGTGCCGGGACTGCTGAGGCTGGTGTTCGCGGTGATGCGCGTGGTGCCTCGCGCCGTCTGGCGCCGGATGCCTCGGTAG
- a CDS encoding LCP family protein yields the protein MLLTSRGRRIGGRVALGLVSTAVLGITGFAWTQLSRLDAGIVTADVIAPSAQVPEGPAGEPLKVAQNILLVGIDSRTDTYGNPLPQNVLDALHAGDGDAGGDTTDTMIVVHIPAGGAAATAVSIPRDSYVDIAGGFGKHKINSAYSRGKNAAMSSLRAQGLSGAQLEVKANEAGAKLAIQTIEQFTGISINHYAAVNLAGFSALSEAVGGVEVCLKEPVQDKFSGASFPAGKQLLSGAQALAFVRQRHGLPSDLDRIARQQAFLSSMAKTVLDAGTFTDPTKLSALIGAVQGSVVLDRGWDVLSFAQQLRGMSSGAIEFQTIPVQSLSLPTPSDGDAVKVDPAEVKAFVKAALTSATVAAVGEPTGGIGIKPVAATSSVAAPPSSSSPAAPPAMAGCVN from the coding sequence GTGCTGCTCACGTCGCGAGGACGGCGGATCGGCGGCCGTGTCGCACTGGGCCTGGTGTCGACGGCCGTATTGGGGATCACGGGTTTCGCGTGGACCCAGTTGAGCCGTTTGGACGCGGGGATCGTCACGGCCGACGTGATCGCGCCTTCCGCCCAGGTGCCCGAAGGGCCGGCGGGTGAACCGCTGAAGGTGGCGCAGAACATCCTGCTCGTCGGCATCGACTCGCGGACCGATACCTACGGGAACCCGTTGCCGCAGAACGTCCTCGACGCGTTGCACGCCGGAGACGGCGACGCCGGCGGCGACACCACCGACACCATGATCGTGGTCCACATCCCGGCGGGCGGCGCCGCGGCGACAGCCGTCTCCATTCCGCGTGATTCCTATGTGGACATCGCGGGCGGGTTCGGCAAGCACAAGATCAACTCGGCGTACAGCCGTGGCAAGAACGCCGCGATGAGCTCGCTGCGCGCGCAGGGCCTGAGCGGTGCGCAGCTCGAGGTCAAGGCCAACGAGGCGGGCGCCAAACTGGCGATCCAGACGATCGAGCAGTTCACCGGGATCAGCATCAACCACTACGCCGCCGTCAACCTCGCCGGGTTCTCCGCGCTGAGTGAAGCCGTCGGCGGTGTCGAGGTCTGTCTCAAGGAACCGGTGCAGGACAAGTTCTCGGGGGCTTCGTTCCCGGCGGGCAAGCAGCTGCTCTCCGGCGCGCAGGCGCTCGCTTTCGTGCGACAGCGGCACGGACTGCCCAGCGACCTCGACCGGATCGCGCGGCAGCAGGCGTTCCTTTCCAGTATGGCCAAGACCGTCCTGGACGCCGGGACGTTCACCGACCCCACGAAGCTGAGCGCGCTGATCGGCGCCGTCCAGGGTTCGGTCGTGCTCGACCGCGGCTGGGACGTGCTGAGCTTCGCGCAGCAGCTGCGGGGGATGAGTTCGGGCGCGATCGAGTTCCAGACGATCCCGGTCCAGAGCCTTTCCTTGCCGACGCCGTCCGACGGCGACGCGGTGAAGGTCGATCCGGCCGAGGTGAAAGCGTTCGTGAAGGCCGCGCTGACGTCGGCGACCGTCGCGGCGGTGGGGGAGCCGACCGGCGGGATCGGGATCAAGCCGGTGGCGGCCACGTCCTCGGTCGCCGCTCCGCCTTCGTCGTCCTCGCCTGCCGCGCCGCCCGCGATGGCCGGCTGCGTCAACTAG